The following are encoded in a window of Bacillus sp. SORGH_AS_0510 genomic DNA:
- a CDS encoding GNAT family N-acetyltransferase, with protein sequence MEIRKPNDAEYKTILSLSPQALFDGTLGEAKLSDEKVKQIIEPLLQKGSYYLIATAGDHLMGWILIGTSKDPFTEKKFGFIYEFFVLEQFRGNGISKQLMETGIEHLRQDEFSEVRLSVYAGNKAIKLYEKLGFKDRTITMSMTI encoded by the coding sequence ATGGAAATAAGAAAACCAAACGACGCGGAATATAAAACGATTTTATCACTTTCACCACAAGCTTTATTCGATGGTACATTAGGCGAGGCAAAGCTGTCAGATGAAAAGGTCAAACAAATTATTGAACCATTATTGCAAAAAGGAAGCTATTATTTAATAGCAACTGCAGGCGATCATCTAATGGGTTGGATTCTTATAGGAACAAGCAAAGACCCCTTTACTGAAAAGAAATTTGGATTTATTTATGAATTCTTTGTGTTAGAACAATTTAGAGGGAATGGAATTTCAAAACAATTAATGGAGACTGGTATCGAACATCTTAGACAAGATGAATTTTCAGAAGTTCGTTTAAGCGTATATGCAGGAAATAAAGCTATTAAACTATATGAAAAATTAGGATTCAAAGATAGAACCATTACAATGAGTATGACCATTTAA
- a CDS encoding Gfo/Idh/MocA family protein, whose protein sequence is MEMNLRVGVIGVGGVGELLLKEFLNHPGSNVVGIYDTNPSRMNEISEKYNVPNFEHYIDLIEDARINFVYIAVPPKYHHAIAIEAMKRNKHVICEKPLANSIEEAEDLFSIANERNIIHVMNFPTIYRQCFLTLQEYLSKGDIGELQRVEIQCYFPEWPRQWQQNSWIRSREQGGFIREVFPHYIQMVQMLFGEIDIQYSLVKFPEDTEQCETSFLAHGEVKGHIPVLFNGISGIGQMEDIKFSIIGSEGVMALENWRTLSIKTRNRASETIALSERNHLQIFIDEIIKKLNNEESSVITFREGLEVQKVLENLLGK, encoded by the coding sequence ATGGAAATGAATCTTCGAGTAGGAGTTATTGGTGTTGGTGGAGTAGGGGAATTGCTGTTAAAGGAATTTTTAAACCATCCGGGAAGCAATGTAGTCGGTATTTATGATACCAATCCGTCCAGAATGAATGAGATTAGTGAGAAATATAATGTGCCTAACTTTGAGCATTATATCGATCTAATTGAAGATGCAAGAATTAACTTTGTCTATATTGCCGTACCGCCGAAGTACCACCACGCCATTGCGATAGAGGCCATGAAAAGAAACAAACATGTTATTTGTGAAAAACCGCTAGCTAATTCCATCGAGGAAGCGGAGGACCTTTTTTCAATAGCGAATGAGAGAAATATTATTCATGTGATGAATTTCCCAACCATCTACAGACAATGTTTCTTAACTTTACAAGAGTATCTCTCCAAGGGGGATATTGGCGAGTTGCAACGGGTGGAAATTCAGTGTTATTTTCCAGAGTGGCCAAGGCAATGGCAACAGAATAGCTGGATTCGTTCAAGAGAGCAAGGTGGGTTTATTCGGGAAGTCTTTCCACACTATATCCAAATGGTTCAAATGTTGTTTGGTGAGATAGACATTCAATACTCATTGGTAAAATTCCCGGAGGACACGGAACAGTGCGAGACCAGCTTCCTCGCGCATGGAGAGGTAAAAGGTCATATCCCTGTCCTATTTAATGGAATATCCGGTATTGGTCAGATGGAAGATATTAAATTTTCCATTATAGGAAGTGAGGGTGTAATGGCCCTTGAGAACTGGCGTACATTATCTATTAAAACTAGGAACAGAGCCTCTGAAACGATTGCGTTATCGGAAAGGAATCATCTACAAATTTTTATTGATGAGA